One Neomonachus schauinslandi chromosome 9, ASM220157v2, whole genome shotgun sequence DNA segment encodes these proteins:
- the LOC110585597 gene encoding 60S ribosomal protein L23a translates to MAPKTKKEAPAPPKAEAKAKALKAKKAVLKGVHSHKKKKIRTSPTFRRPKTLRLRRQPKYPRKSAPRRNKLDHYAIIKFPLTTESAMKKIEDNNTLVFIVDVKANKHQIKQAVKKLYDIDVAKVNTLIRPDGEKKAYVRLAPDYDALDVANKIGII, encoded by the coding sequence ATGGCGCCGAAGACTAAGAAagaagcccctgcccctcccaaagccgaagccaaagcaaaggctttgaaggccaagaaagcGGTGCTGAAAGGCGTCCACagtcacaaaaaaaagaagatccgcACGTCACCTACATTCCGACGACCCAAGACACTGCGTCTGCGGAGGCAGCCCAAATATCCTCGAAAGAGCgcccccaggagaaacaagctTGATCACTATGCCATCATCAAGTTCCCCCTGACTACTGagtcagccatgaagaaaatagaagacaacaacacgcttgtgttcattgtggatgtcaaggccaataagcaccagatcaaacaggctgtgaagaagctctATGACATTGACGTGGCcaaggtcaacaccttgatcaggcctgatggagagaagaaggcatatgttcgactggctcctgactatgatgctttggatgttgccaacaaaattggaatcatctaa